A DNA window from Gillisia sp. Hel1_33_143 contains the following coding sequences:
- a CDS encoding ABC transporter ATP-binding protein → MITATNLKKVYKGNTVLNIDHLDIPEGQSFGLVGNNGAGKTTFFSLLLDLIQPTTGNIFNNEITVNQSEDWKPFTSSFIDESFLIGYLTPEEYFYFIGELREQNKADVDAVLEKFEEFFNGEILNKRKYLRDFSKGNQKKVGIVAALIGKPKVVILDEPFANLDPTTQIRLKKTIKELTAARDTTILISSHDLIHITEVCERIVVLNHGLLEKDIITSPATLQELEAYFSKDEFIEQ, encoded by the coding sequence ATGATCACAGCAACAAATCTTAAAAAAGTTTATAAAGGCAATACAGTGCTAAATATAGATCATCTTGATATTCCTGAAGGTCAAAGTTTTGGTCTGGTTGGGAACAATGGAGCCGGAAAAACAACATTTTTCAGTCTTTTATTAGACCTTATTCAGCCTACCACCGGAAACATTTTTAATAATGAAATTACGGTAAACCAAAGTGAAGACTGGAAACCATTTACATCTTCATTTATAGATGAAAGTTTTTTGATAGGTTATCTTACTCCAGAAGAATATTTCTATTTTATTGGAGAATTAAGAGAGCAGAATAAGGCAGATGTAGATGCTGTTCTAGAAAAATTTGAAGAATTCTTTAATGGAGAAATTTTGAACAAGCGTAAATATTTGCGAGATTTTTCAAAAGGAAATCAAAAGAAGGTTGGAATAGTAGCAGCACTTATAGGAAAGCCTAAAGTTGTTATTTTGGATGAGCCTTTTGCTAATCTAGATCCAACTACCCAAATTAGACTTAAAAAAACTATTAAAGAACTAACCGCTGCACGAGATACCACTATTCTTATCTCCAGCCATGACCTAATTCATATTACGGAGGTGTGTGAGAGAATTGTTGTTCTTAATCATGGACTCTTAGAAAAAGATATAATTACCTCTCCTGCAACGCTCCAAGAGCTGGAAGCCTATTTTTCTAAAGACGAATTTATTGAACAATAA
- a CDS encoding DUF5687 family protein — translation MFKRLIWLEWKSFFRSASMGKSLGLKIVMGFLALYFIAIFLFFGIGLFPIIKEHFPEADPLIFVNNYVLVWLLAELAYRFLLQTLPVLDIKPLMVLPISKRKLVNFVLIKSLFSFFNFLPLLIIIPFGIFNMYKQSHPDLSIIAWMIALSFLTLSVNYANFIIKKRFTENSKALLPFILLVLGFFLLDYFEVFKIGLWFGSVLDQIIETPYYAIIPVLLFIGLFKWNQLNLEGKFYLDATLKEQTKSADTKEFLWTKKFGDIAPYLQQDLKLIWRNKRPKTTIYMSLLLLGYGMFFYPQDSYQNNPWFFVFVGIFITGIFMINFGQFIPAWDAKYYSMIMAQNIPLKKYLTAKAALMSFSVVILVILATPYVYFGWRIFMLNIVCAVYNIGINIPMLLYAGSFNRKRIDLDKSPFMNYQGTGATQWLVSLPLMVLPVVFFWLFDKYVSFESGMAFLLGLGILGMFFRTNAINFISQVYKKNKYEMIEGFSQKGE, via the coding sequence ATGTTTAAGCGTTTAATTTGGCTAGAATGGAAATCTTTCTTTAGATCTGCCAGTATGGGCAAAAGTTTAGGACTTAAGATCGTAATGGGTTTCTTAGCACTCTATTTTATCGCTATTTTTTTATTCTTTGGAATAGGACTTTTCCCGATCATTAAAGAACATTTTCCAGAGGCAGACCCCTTGATATTTGTAAATAATTATGTGCTGGTATGGCTTCTGGCTGAACTAGCTTATAGATTCTTATTGCAAACCCTACCAGTGCTAGATATTAAACCTCTTATGGTTTTGCCTATTAGCAAAAGAAAATTAGTGAATTTTGTATTGATAAAATCACTTTTCTCCTTCTTCAACTTCTTACCACTACTTATTATCATTCCATTTGGGATCTTTAATATGTATAAGCAATCACATCCAGATTTATCAATCATTGCATGGATGATTGCTCTAAGTTTTTTAACGCTATCAGTTAATTATGCCAATTTTATCATCAAAAAGAGATTCACAGAGAATTCAAAGGCATTGCTTCCATTTATTTTATTGGTTCTTGGCTTTTTTCTATTAGATTATTTTGAGGTTTTTAAAATTGGACTTTGGTTTGGAAGTGTTTTAGATCAAATTATTGAAACTCCATATTATGCAATTATTCCGGTTCTCCTTTTTATAGGATTGTTTAAATGGAATCAGCTAAATCTAGAAGGGAAGTTCTATTTAGATGCTACCTTAAAGGAGCAAACAAAAAGCGCAGACACAAAAGAATTCTTATGGACCAAGAAATTCGGAGATATAGCACCGTATTTACAGCAAGATCTTAAGCTTATCTGGCGTAATAAAAGGCCTAAAACCACCATTTATATGTCTTTATTGTTATTAGGGTATGGAATGTTCTTCTATCCTCAAGATTCTTATCAAAATAATCCATGGTTCTTTGTATTTGTTGGCATCTTCATTACAGGAATCTTTATGATCAATTTTGGACAATTCATTCCGGCTTGGGATGCTAAATACTATTCCATGATCATGGCTCAAAATATTCCTTTAAAAAAATACCTAACTGCCAAGGCGGCATTAATGTCTTTTAGTGTGGTTATTCTTGTAATATTAGCTACTCCCTATGTTTACTTTGGATGGAGAATATTTATGTTGAACATTGTTTGTGCGGTGTACAATATTGGTATTAATATCCCGATGCTTCTCTATGCAGGCTCTTTCAACAGAAAAAGAATAGATCTAGACAAAAGTCCGTTTATGAACTATCAAGGCACGGGAGCAACACAATGGCTGGTAAGTTTACCCTTAATGGTACTACCGGTAGTATTTTTCTGGTTATTTGATAAGTATGTTTCTTTTGAAAGCGGCATGGCTTTTCTATTAGGTTTAGGAATACTAGGAATGTTCTTTAGAACGAATGCTATCAACTTTATCTCTCAGGTCTATAAGAAGAATAAATATGAGATGATAGAAGGTTTTAGTCAAAAAGGAGAATAA
- a CDS encoding ferredoxin--NADP reductase, producing the protein MNKFYALKIKEIIRETPEAVSLSFEIPSELKEIFKYKAGQYITIKTTVDGKEIRRAYSLCSAPFSSEFKVTVKEVKNGLFSSLANNKLKAGDILEVHPPEGKFIFQPANSNNTYAAFAAGSGITPILSIIKTMLNEEPDSNFVLVYGNKTPDDTIFFKELLELQVNYPERLFVEFVFSRTQENDSHFGRIETSTVNFVLKNKFKETNFKTFYICGPEEMIHMVSDVLKLNNVEEADILFELFTAAEDGEVIESNMQGETEITILVDDEETTFKMKSEDTILDAALENDLDVPYSCQGGICSSCIARITEGKAEMRKNQILTDSEIAEGLILTCQAQPTTPMVKVDYDDV; encoded by the coding sequence ATGAATAAATTCTATGCTTTAAAGATAAAAGAAATAATCCGCGAGACCCCGGAGGCGGTAAGTTTATCTTTTGAAATCCCTTCAGAATTAAAGGAAATATTTAAATATAAGGCAGGACAATATATTACCATTAAAACTACAGTAGATGGTAAAGAAATAAGAAGAGCATACTCTCTTTGCTCTGCACCTTTTTCCTCGGAATTTAAAGTAACGGTGAAAGAGGTAAAAAACGGGTTATTTTCAAGTTTGGCTAATAATAAATTAAAGGCCGGAGATATTTTGGAGGTTCATCCACCAGAAGGTAAATTTATATTTCAACCTGCAAATAGTAATAATACTTACGCTGCCTTTGCTGCAGGAAGTGGTATTACACCTATTTTGTCCATAATAAAAACCATGCTTAATGAGGAGCCGGATAGCAATTTTGTGCTAGTTTACGGTAACAAAACACCAGACGATACCATTTTCTTTAAAGAACTTCTAGAATTACAGGTAAATTATCCTGAAAGACTTTTCGTGGAATTTGTATTTAGCCGAACTCAAGAAAACGACTCACATTTTGGAAGAATAGAAACCAGTACTGTAAATTTTGTTCTGAAAAATAAATTTAAAGAAACCAATTTTAAAACATTCTATATCTGCGGACCGGAAGAAATGATCCATATGGTAAGTGATGTTCTAAAATTGAATAATGTGGAAGAAGCTGATATTTTGTTCGAACTCTTTACCGCTGCAGAAGATGGAGAAGTTATAGAATCTAACATGCAAGGTGAAACAGAGATCACTATTTTGGTAGATGATGAAGAGACCACTTTTAAGATGAAGAGTGAAGATACAATCTTAGATGCGGCATTAGAGAACGATCTAGATGTACCTTATTCTTGCCAAGGTGGTATTTGTAGCAGTTGTATTGCAAGGATCACAGAAGGAAAAGCAGAAATGCGTAAGAATCAGATCCTAACAGATAGTGAAATTGCAGAAGGTCTTATTTTAACTTGTCAGGCTCAACCCACTACTCCTATGGTAAAGGTGGATTATGATGATGTATAA
- a CDS encoding glycosyltransferase family 9 protein, producing MKSGSSNIKEKTENAKFSDHKRVHLLVIRLSAMGDVAMLAPVLQVLTTTYPQLKITVLTKKFFAPIFFGIDNVVIYEADLKGAHNGVFGLSSLAKDLRDLGVDAVADVHNVLRTNVLKSIFFLFGIPVKQIDKGRAEKKALIRENNKIFKQLKPTPERYADVFKELGYPLDLSKYRYPQKQRLSPNAREITGKNTLKWLGIAPFAQHNSKVYPLDLLAKVLEKLNADENVQIYLFGGGKEEQEKLESLASKLGNATSLVGKLKFEEELALISNLDGMLSMDSGNAHLAAIFGIPVVTLWGVTHPYAGFKAFNQPLENCLLPDLQMYPKIPTSIYGNKFPEGYEDVMRTISPEIVYNKINEVLFS from the coding sequence ATGAAATCTGGATCCTCAAATATTAAGGAAAAGACTGAAAATGCTAAATTTTCAGACCATAAGAGGGTTCATTTACTGGTAATTAGGCTTTCTGCTATGGGCGATGTTGCTATGTTAGCACCGGTATTGCAGGTGTTGACAACAACGTATCCTCAATTAAAAATTACAGTACTTACTAAAAAATTCTTTGCACCTATCTTCTTCGGAATTGATAATGTAGTTATCTATGAAGCCGATTTAAAAGGAGCACACAACGGAGTTTTTGGATTGAGTAGTCTTGCAAAAGATCTTAGAGATCTGGGGGTAGATGCAGTGGCAGATGTTCATAATGTGCTTAGAACTAATGTTCTAAAATCAATTTTCTTTTTATTTGGAATTCCGGTAAAACAAATTGACAAGGGCAGGGCAGAGAAGAAGGCTTTGATTAGAGAAAACAATAAGATCTTTAAACAGCTAAAACCTACTCCAGAACGCTATGCCGATGTTTTTAAAGAGCTTGGCTATCCTTTAGATCTTTCTAAATATAGGTATCCTCAAAAACAAAGACTTTCTCCAAATGCAAGAGAAATTACAGGAAAAAATACATTAAAATGGTTGGGAATTGCACCTTTTGCACAACACAATTCTAAAGTGTATCCATTAGATTTATTAGCTAAGGTTCTAGAAAAATTGAATGCAGATGAGAATGTACAAATCTATCTTTTTGGAGGTGGTAAAGAAGAACAGGAAAAATTAGAGTCTTTAGCTTCTAAACTTGGAAATGCTACATCGCTGGTTGGTAAATTAAAATTTGAAGAGGAATTAGCCCTTATCTCAAATTTAGATGGGATGCTATCTATGGATAGTGGAAATGCCCATTTAGCGGCAATATTCGGAATTCCTGTAGTTACACTTTGGGGAGTTACACATCCTTATGCAGGTTTTAAAGCTTTTAATCAACCCTTAGAGAATTGTTTACTTCCGGATTTACAGATGTATCCAAAAATTCCAACGTCCATCTATGGAAATAAATTTCCGGAGGGATATGAAGATGTTATGCGCACAATCTCTCCGGAAATAGTATATAATAAGATAAATGAAGTTCTTTTCTCCTGA
- a CDS encoding DUF4254 domain-containing protein, whose amino-acid sequence MFSDKANTIFQEVINKYHEINTVDQNFTNPYKEQDQLIEHLLYRKSWIDTVQWHYEDIIRDPQIDPVSALKLKRQIDASNQDRTDMVEYIDSYFLEKYNDISAKATATINSESPAWAVDRLSILALKIFHMEEETQRNDASSEHIEKCNDKLTILLEQREDLSSAIDQLLKDIESGDKYMKVYKQMKMYNDDELNPILRKKN is encoded by the coding sequence ATGTTTTCAGATAAAGCCAATACTATATTTCAGGAAGTGATTAATAAATATCACGAAATTAATACTGTAGATCAAAATTTTACAAATCCATATAAGGAGCAAGATCAACTAATAGAGCACTTATTATATAGAAAATCCTGGATAGATACAGTACAATGGCATTATGAAGATATAATTAGAGATCCACAAATAGATCCTGTATCTGCGTTGAAATTAAAAAGACAGATAGATGCTTCCAATCAGGACAGAACCGATATGGTAGAATATATTGACAGTTATTTTCTTGAGAAATATAATGATATTTCAGCAAAAGCTACTGCTACTATAAATTCGGAATCTCCTGCATGGGCAGTAGATAGACTTTCTATTCTGGCCTTAAAGATCTTTCATATGGAAGAAGAAACTCAGAGAAACGACGCTTCTTCAGAACATATTGAAAAATGTAATGATAAACTTACTATCCTTTTAGAGCAGCGAGAAGATCTTTCATCAGCAATAGATCAATTATTAAAAGATATTGAGAGCGGAGATAAGTATATGAAGGTTTACAAGCAGATGAAAATGTACAATGACGATGAGCTTAACCCGATTCTAAGAAAAAAGAATTAG
- a CDS encoding DUF6427 family protein — MAVAFIMAVFYISANFPELINTLDLGVWGTKMGVFVCFILSITVLDFIAKKNDLTKRSAFKIVIFAVFSVSFLAILQNNQVILANLCILLALRRIISLKSRKDIPKKIFDATFWICIASLFYFWAILFLFVVFIGILVHAANYFKNWLIPLVAFCTVVALVTSFHILVYSEFYTWEKWFQEVSFDFSLYQNLQLLIPLSIIIGLGIWTLFYYFGIMQKASVNSRPTYILVLFTLALAILVAIFSPIKDGSELIFLFVPLSLIISNYFEGKKEKIFKEILLIGLVLMPILILFIS; from the coding sequence TTGGCAGTCGCATTTATAATGGCTGTGTTTTACATTTCAGCAAATTTCCCTGAGCTTATAAATACTTTAGATCTTGGGGTTTGGGGTACTAAAATGGGTGTTTTTGTATGCTTTATTTTAAGTATCACTGTTTTAGACTTTATCGCCAAAAAGAACGACCTAACAAAAAGAAGTGCTTTTAAGATCGTGATCTTTGCGGTATTTTCTGTTTCTTTTTTAGCTATACTACAAAACAACCAGGTGATATTAGCAAACTTATGCATTCTGCTGGCCTTAAGGAGGATCATTAGCTTAAAGTCTAGAAAAGATATTCCTAAAAAAATATTTGATGCAACATTTTGGATATGCATAGCATCGCTATTCTACTTTTGGGCGATTTTATTTTTGTTTGTAGTATTTATTGGAATTTTGGTGCATGCAGCAAACTATTTTAAGAATTGGTTAATTCCGCTAGTTGCCTTTTGTACGGTGGTTGCCCTTGTAACGAGTTTTCATATTCTAGTATATTCAGAATTCTATACCTGGGAGAAATGGTTTCAAGAAGTAAGCTTCGATTTTAGTTTATATCAAAACCTGCAACTTCTAATTCCTTTAAGCATCATCATCGGCTTAGGTATTTGGACGTTATTCTATTATTTCGGAATAATGCAAAAGGCTAGTGTTAACTCCAGACCAACCTATATTTTGGTCTTGTTCACCTTAGCACTAGCAATATTAGTGGCTATTTTTTCTCCAATAAAAGATGGTAGTGAGTTAATATTTCTTTTTGTGCCGCTAAGTCTTATTATTTCTAATTATTTTGAAGGAAAGAAAGAAAAGATTTTCAAAGAGATCTTACTAATAGGATTGGTATTGATGCCTATTCTAATATTATTTATTTCCTAA
- a CDS encoding DUF6341 family protein yields MKDFFEGIAWLFENVLFIPLDALRTLQLDSWWLANIMNWIFMIIGAAAFIYWMLQLKKFDDEEKAHHNRSHRSTLS; encoded by the coding sequence ATGAAAGATTTTTTTGAAGGAATAGCATGGCTTTTCGAGAATGTTTTATTCATCCCTTTAGATGCACTTAGAACGTTACAATTAGATTCATGGTGGCTTGCAAATATCATGAACTGGATTTTTATGATTATTGGTGCAGCAGCTTTTATTTACTGGATGCTTCAACTAAAAAAGTTCGATGATGAGGAGAAAGCACATCACAATCGTTCTCACCGTTCTACTTTAAGCTAG
- the purD gene encoding phosphoribosylamine--glycine ligase, whose protein sequence is MNILILGAGGREHAFAYKIAESKNCDQLFVAPGNAGTSQIAKNVNLKVTNFAQIKDFVLKENIEMVVVGPEDPLVEGIYDFFMDDSELKEVAIIGPSKRGALLEGSKERAKEFMMMYNIPTAAYESFTPKSLEAGKAFLTNLKSPYVLKADGLAGGKGVLIIDDLEEAQQELEHMLMNSKFGKASNKVVIEEFLDGIELSVFVLTDGKNYKILPTAKDYKRIGEGNSGLNTGGMGAISPVPFADETLMKKIEDRIVKPTIKGLQEEDIEYKGFIFIGLIKVGEEPYVIEYNVRMGDPETEVVLPRIESDLVELLQKVSEQKLDEATLKIKEDSAVTVMLVSGGYPEAYEKGKEISGIENVHDSIVFHAGTAESEGKIVSSGGRVIAVTSFGKDYQEALKKSYQNVDKLHFDKMYYRKDLGFDLA, encoded by the coding sequence ATGAATATTTTAATTTTAGGTGCCGGCGGTAGAGAACATGCATTTGCTTATAAAATAGCTGAAAGCAAGAACTGTGATCAACTTTTTGTAGCACCTGGAAATGCAGGGACCTCTCAAATTGCTAAGAACGTAAATTTGAAGGTAACCAATTTCGCTCAAATTAAAGATTTCGTGCTAAAGGAAAATATTGAGATGGTGGTTGTAGGACCAGAAGACCCATTAGTAGAAGGTATCTATGATTTTTTTATGGATGATAGTGAGTTAAAGGAAGTTGCGATTATAGGCCCATCTAAACGAGGTGCCTTGCTTGAAGGGAGTAAGGAAAGAGCAAAGGAGTTTATGATGATGTATAACATTCCTACTGCTGCTTACGAGAGTTTTACTCCTAAAAGTTTAGAAGCAGGTAAAGCGTTCTTAACAAATCTAAAATCTCCATATGTGCTAAAAGCTGATGGTTTGGCCGGAGGAAAAGGGGTGCTAATTATAGATGACCTTGAAGAAGCACAACAAGAGTTGGAACATATGCTTATGAATAGCAAATTTGGAAAGGCTAGTAATAAAGTGGTAATTGAAGAATTTCTAGATGGTATAGAGTTAAGTGTATTTGTACTTACCGATGGTAAAAATTATAAGATCTTACCAACAGCCAAGGATTATAAGCGTATTGGTGAAGGAAATTCTGGTTTAAATACAGGAGGAATGGGAGCGATATCTCCTGTGCCATTTGCAGATGAAACCTTGATGAAAAAAATTGAAGATCGTATTGTAAAGCCAACTATAAAAGGCTTGCAAGAAGAAGATATAGAATATAAAGGGTTTATATTTATAGGGTTGATAAAGGTAGGAGAGGAGCCTTACGTAATAGAATATAACGTAAGAATGGGAGATCCGGAAACAGAAGTAGTGCTTCCTAGAATTGAGTCTGACCTGGTTGAGCTACTTCAAAAAGTTTCTGAGCAGAAATTAGATGAAGCTACTCTTAAAATTAAAGAAGATTCTGCCGTTACAGTAATGTTAGTTTCTGGGGGATATCCGGAAGCGTATGAAAAAGGTAAGGAAATTTCTGGAATAGAAAACGTTCATGATTCTATTGTTTTTCATGCAGGAACTGCAGAGAGTGAAGGAAAGATAGTAAGCTCGGGAGGTCGAGTGATTGCTGTTACCTCATTTGGAAAAGATTACCAAGAGGCACTAAAAAAATCTTATCAAAATGTAGATAAACTCCATTTTGATAAGATGTATTATAGAAAGGATCTAGGCTTTGATCTAGCTTAA
- a CDS encoding phenylacetate--CoA ligase family protein, whose amino-acid sequence MNWFKISLQLNKFPINRAQKVLREIQQIPEESFLNYIQEKRDAIVIHHLNHNSYYSEFFGKKNFTSWEEVPVMSKSDLQRPLNERLSKGYSKNKIYVGKTSGSSGHPFIFAKDRFCHALTWAGFINRYDWIGIDLNKSLQARFYGIPLDIYGNFMERFKDQVSLRRRFNVFDLSEQKMQAFLERFKRSRFDYLNGYTSAILLFAKYLNKHKIVLKNICPSLKICIVTSEKLFEDDKLLIEAAFGVPVINEYGASEVGLIAFENQQNEWIINSEDLLIEILDEDGHILPNGEEGRVVITSLYNKAHPMIRYDIGDTGTLDIKSTPKKPILNKLTGRTNDVAILANGKVVPGLTFYYVTKSIIEDAGGIKEFLIIQTDLDRFKIEYVSEQEFTSIQVQKILSAIETFVGKNLNVDFERKTILKRNKSGKLKQFTSMI is encoded by the coding sequence TTGAACTGGTTCAAAATTTCTTTACAGCTCAATAAATTTCCCATTAATAGGGCTCAAAAAGTGTTACGAGAAATTCAGCAGATACCGGAAGAATCTTTCTTGAATTATATCCAGGAAAAGCGAGATGCCATTGTGATTCATCATCTAAATCACAATTCATATTATTCAGAATTTTTTGGCAAAAAGAACTTCACATCTTGGGAAGAGGTGCCGGTTATGTCTAAGTCTGATCTGCAGCGACCTCTTAATGAAAGATTAAGCAAAGGTTATTCTAAGAATAAGATCTATGTTGGTAAAACTTCTGGCTCTAGCGGACATCCGTTTATTTTTGCGAAAGATAGATTTTGCCACGCCTTAACCTGGGCAGGATTTATAAATAGATATGATTGGATTGGGATAGACCTCAACAAATCTCTACAAGCCAGATTCTACGGAATTCCTTTAGATATTTATGGCAATTTCATGGAGCGCTTTAAAGACCAAGTAAGTCTAAGAAGAAGATTTAATGTATTTGATCTTAGCGAACAAAAGATGCAGGCTTTTTTAGAACGCTTTAAAAGATCAAGATTTGATTATTTAAATGGATATACCAGCGCAATTCTATTATTTGCTAAATATCTAAATAAGCATAAGATAGTTCTAAAAAATATTTGTCCAAGTTTAAAGATATGCATCGTTACTTCAGAAAAACTTTTTGAAGATGATAAGCTTCTCATAGAAGCTGCTTTTGGAGTGCCCGTGATCAATGAATATGGTGCTAGTGAAGTTGGACTTATAGCTTTCGAAAATCAGCAAAACGAGTGGATAATAAATTCTGAAGACCTCTTGATAGAGATCTTAGATGAAGATGGTCATATTCTTCCTAATGGAGAGGAAGGCCGAGTAGTAATTACATCGCTGTATAACAAAGCGCACCCTATGATTCGCTATGATATTGGAGATACTGGAACTCTTGATATTAAAAGTACTCCTAAAAAGCCAATTTTAAACAAACTTACCGGAAGAACTAATGATGTAGCAATACTTGCAAACGGTAAGGTGGTGCCTGGACTAACTTTTTACTATGTTACAAAATCTATTATTGAAGATGCCGGAGGAATTAAGGAGTTTCTTATAATACAAACAGACCTGGATAGATTTAAGATAGAATACGTAAGCGAGCAGGAATTTACTTCAATTCAAGTCCAGAAAATATTAAGTGCCATAGAAACATTTGTAGGAAAAAATCTGAATGTAGATTTTGAAAGAAAAACCATTCTTAAGAGGAATAAAAGTGGAAAATTGAAACAATTTACATCAATGATCTAG
- a CDS encoding glycosyltransferase family 2 protein: MNSEALVSIIMPCYNSSAFIEEAIKSVQQQTYKNWELWVIDDFSKDHTKERVENLMILDKRINLLNNTSNLGTGAARNKGIEAANGTYIAFLDADDLWHANKLQLQLDFMQTHDLVVTFSSYKLISENGEETGEKVQALAVLTYQKLLKSNYIGNLTGIYNAHKLGKVYAPLLRKRQDWALWLSILKQIGETKGMDEVLASYRIRNDSISQNKLALLNYNFLIYYRFLDQGLFRSLNSMRIFLWEHFFIKKQQKMPLDH; the protein is encoded by the coding sequence ATGAACAGTGAAGCTCTAGTTTCCATAATTATGCCTTGTTATAATTCTTCGGCATTTATAGAAGAGGCTATTAAATCTGTTCAGCAACAAACCTATAAGAATTGGGAATTATGGGTAATAGATGATTTTTCTAAAGATCATACCAAAGAACGCGTAGAGAATCTAATGATCTTAGATAAGCGTATTAATTTACTAAATAATACTTCCAATTTAGGTACCGGAGCCGCTAGAAATAAAGGAATAGAAGCTGCTAATGGAACTTATATAGCGTTTTTAGATGCAGATGATCTTTGGCATGCTAATAAGTTACAACTGCAGTTAGATTTTATGCAAACACATGATCTTGTGGTGACTTTTTCAAGCTATAAACTAATATCCGAGAATGGTGAAGAAACCGGTGAAAAGGTACAGGCACTCGCTGTATTGACTTATCAGAAATTACTGAAATCTAATTACATTGGGAATCTAACCGGAATTTACAATGCACATAAATTAGGAAAGGTTTATGCTCCTTTGCTTAGAAAGAGACAAGATTGGGCACTTTGGTTGAGCATATTGAAGCAAATAGGTGAAACTAAAGGTATGGATGAGGTATTAGCATCCTATAGAATAAGAAATGACTCTATTTCTCAAAATAAGTTGGCTTTGCTTAACTATAATTTTTTGATCTATTATAGATTTTTAGATCAGGGTCTTTTTAGAAGTTTAAATTCTATGAGAATCTTCTTATGGGAACACTTTTTTATAAAGAAACAGCAAAAAATGCCGCTAGATCATTGA
- a CDS encoding UDP-glucuronic acid decarboxylase family protein: protein MAKKILITGAAGFLGSHLSDRFIKEGYQVIGMDNLITGDMKNIEHLINEPNFEFVHYDVTKYVHVPGKLDYILHFASPASPIDYLKIPIQTLKVGSIGIFHLLGLAKEKNARLLIASTSEVYGDPLVHPQTEDYYGNVNSIGPRGVYDEAKRFQESMTMAYHRFHGLETRIARIFNTYGPRMRLNDGRVIPAFIGQALRGENLTVFGDGQQTRSFCYVDDQVEGIYRLLLSDYSEPVNIGNPEEITIKDFAEEIIKLTNTDQKIVYKELPEDDPLQRQPDITRAKEILGWEPKVSRSKGMKITYDYFKNLTQEELFKSEHKDFSKHIKR, encoded by the coding sequence ATGGCAAAGAAGATATTGATTACCGGAGCAGCCGGATTTTTAGGTTCTCATTTATCAGATAGGTTTATCAAGGAGGGTTATCAGGTTATCGGGATGGATAATTTGATCACCGGAGATATGAAAAATATAGAACACCTTATAAATGAGCCAAATTTTGAGTTCGTTCATTACGATGTTACAAAATATGTACACGTACCCGGAAAATTAGACTATATCCTGCATTTTGCATCTCCTGCCAGCCCAATAGATTATTTAAAGATCCCAATTCAAACTTTAAAGGTGGGGTCTATTGGTATATTTCATCTTTTAGGATTAGCTAAAGAAAAGAATGCGCGATTGTTAATAGCATCTACCTCAGAAGTTTATGGAGATCCTTTAGTACATCCACAAACCGAGGATTATTATGGAAATGTAAATTCTATAGGCCCTCGTGGAGTTTATGATGAAGCCAAGCGATTTCAAGAATCTATGACCATGGCTTATCATCGTTTTCATGGTTTGGAGACCAGAATTGCCAGAATTTTCAATACTTATGGGCCAAGAATGAGATTAAATGATGGGCGCGTTATACCTGCATTTATTGGTCAGGCACTTAGAGGTGAGAATTTGACTGTTTTTGGGGATGGGCAGCAAACTCGTTCTTTTTGTTATGTAGATGATCAGGTAGAAGGTATCTATAGATTGTTATTAAGCGATTACAGCGAACCGGTAAATATTGGTAATCCTGAAGAAATTACTATTAAAGATTTTGCTGAAGAGATCATAAAATTGACCAATACAGATCAAAAGATAGTTTATAAGGAACTTCCGGAAGATGATCCTTTACAACGCCAGCCAGATATTACCAGAGCTAAAGAGATCTTGGGGTGGGAGCCAAAGGTTTCTAGAAGTAAGGGAATGAAGATCACCTATGATTATTTTAAGAACCTTACACAGGAGGAATTATTTAAGAGTGAACACAAAGACTTCTCCAAACATATAAAGCGCTAA